Within Seriola aureovittata isolate HTS-2021-v1 ecotype China chromosome 12, ASM2101889v1, whole genome shotgun sequence, the genomic segment GGGTCGGATTCAAACCCACGGCCTCTGCTGTTAGGACTAAGTCCATGTGGGAggtgctctaccaggtgagccgcTGAGGCGCCCCAtataccatttttttttatctgaaataCTTGAACTTGGCTTCCCCTTCTTCCCtcatcaaaatcaaatcaagttgCAGATTTGATTTCACAGTTTCACGATGCATTAAACTTTGCTTAAAGACTCACACGCGTAATGACTGTTGGATGCACCAGATATTCCCGCTGCCCTGCCTCTTTGGCTCAGTTGTATAGAAAGTTGAAGTTGTTACTTGTTCTGTGACGAATCTTTCCATCAAGGTTTATGCAACTCACATTACTGCACGTTGAAGCTTTCCCCAGTGTGATAATGCATTTATGCTAAACTACATTTAGAAACAAATGATGTCATAAgctttatatataaaatgtgtatatttgcCATACTGTAggctatatattatataaaaaaaattctcagaCTTGTCATTAAGtgctctctccatcctctccacagAAGAAGTCTCTTATCGCCACCAGTCTGATCGTGGCGGTGTCGCTCTTCGTGGTCGTGGTGAACTACTCGGAGAAGCCGTACTTCCTCCTGCAGCCTGTTTTCGGTCAGACGTTCAGCAGCCACTGGATGTTCTCCAAGCAGCCGTACAAGGCCTTTAAGCCTCACCTGGGCTACGTCAGCATTCCCAAACAGGAGGTGAGGGACATTAAGTACAGATACACATAAAGTACATgtcagcaaaacacaaacacagtcacagcacAAGCCCAGCTGGGCAGACACACCATGTCTTGtttgatatttctgtttctactctattttcaaattgttttttcaactgaaatatgtcatatgtcatttttttatgttgctctGTGAAATCAGCTGCTTTGTAGTCTCATTAATCTCGGCAGAGTCTTGCTCAGTTAAATCTGAAAATGCTAATCGAGTCAAAGTAGAGCCGTCACACACAAAAGGACTTAAACGAGCTGTACATTAGTGTGAAGTTACTTTCACAACATAAAATCTACAACATCTTATGCCATTTTAGCGTGTAATGTCACGCTTACTTTAGTGTGCAAATAACAAAGTACCAAGGACATTACCTATTTGGTTGAGGACAGTTCTATTCAGCTAAGCTGATTGATCGAGTGTCTGAAACCTTTATTTCCACAGAGAAAACTCAAGGAGAGAAAGCCATTTTTGTTTACAGCAGAACCATATTTACAGAGTTCTACAAATAATTGTCATGATTCTCAGAAAAGTGACGCAAGAGAAGGACTCAGGAGGAAGATGTAAGAGTACAGAGTCTGCACTTTGAGAAAAACTAGGATGCCAAAATCCAAGCAGGCAAGCAAAGTACAAAGGGTCAGAGTGAAGCAAAATcccccaaaaacacacacaaagtcgAAAACATGATCAGGCTCAGCACAAGCAGgcaaagaacagagagaaagaactgGCACAAAGTCAATCTGGCAGAGAGCAAGTGAAAATGGGCCGGTGTATGTTTAAACTATGGAGCTAATGAGGTAATGGAGAGCAGGTGAGTGGGGAGGAGGCGTAGATCAGGTGATTCTACTGGCGGGAAAGGCAGGCGGGCAGGTGGGAGGTGGCAGGGTCTGAAAGGACAGCAGAGTAACAACATGTATGCACAAACAACGGGGCTGAATGAAGGAAAGGATTTAAGGAGCAGACTGAAACTCGGAGGTGAGTGTGACACCTTTTAGtgagatgataaaaataaatgtgacggctgataaatgatgataaagGACAAGGTGGTTATGTTGCAGTGATCTTGGCAAACTGCAGGGAAACTTCTAAGTGTTTGAAGTTGTTCCATCTGTAGGGTAGAAAATAACTAGGAGCTGATTGATGAACATTTACAACAGCACAGGTGAAATCCTGGAAGCTTTAAGTTTCATGTTGCCaacattcttctttctttctttctttctttctttctttctttgcatcCCCATTAACTTCCACACAGTGGTCGCTAGTcttccacacacaaaaaaaacatgaacatcatttcatgtaaaaacttttattttcacatattcaGTATGTTGCTCTGCATCCCTGCTGAAATCATTCACTCTTACGGTGAAAGCATTAAACGTCTAATGTTTTACAATGAACCTTCTTACATTTGCCTTATTTCGGCACGTGTGTTATAACTTACAGCATGCACAGGTAACCTTTTCTTTTATGGTGCATTCATATTCTATAACCCCCCATTAACATTAACCTTCCATCACACAGCATCCTCACGATAATGAAGATGTATTCAAATGCACTCATGCAAATGCACGGCACCTCCttgaggatttttttatttattttattaggGGTCTCTGTGATGGATCAGAAAACGCCTGTTTGATGTCTCTTGTGTGCATTATTTCTTTGTAATTTTAAACACCCATGTCCGTGATCCTATTCTTCATCCTTCCTTCAAACAGCTCTGTGCTGTATATTCCCCGCACAGTTTATGGAAATTGAAATATCAAAGCCTTTTAACTCCCACcacatcaaaatgtaaaaaccaaGCTGTGTATTTGTTATTTGGGGAGGCAGCTGGCGAAAACTGAAATTGTGCTCATATTGGTGGAAATGGAGTAGTCACGCTGGAAAAACATACATACCGCTCGCAGAGATGCGTGCACCGTTTCCGGCTGACGGGGGAATGAGGATTGCGCTTTGAGTTTGGGCTGCGATACATCTAGAGTCGAAGAGTCGACGGATGCGTTGGTCCTTCATGGGACGTGCATGCCTCATATTCAGCAGGCTGATATTGGCAGATTAATGCGGAGTGTCATCCCCCTGCCTCCGGAGAGCTTCATCCACACAACATGGGCCCAGAGGCAATCATGTCTTACACCAGTCTCCACGACTgcacctcctcctgcctccagaCAAGCCTGCTTAAATCACTGTCCTCTCCTCATGGATATTTATGCAAATCATACGGAAAGACTGGCAGTTTCTGCAGAATTAGGCTTCCTTTCAGCTCATATTACCCCGCCAGTGAGTTTTCTGTAGCGAATCAGAAGGGGCAGTGATTGGCCTGAACGTGAGTGTCAAAAGTGTTCCTGCACGCTCCTGAAATCTCTGACAAAGGATGCACAGAATTGTGGAAGTCTGGTCAAGGTGATTCTCTCATACAGGGTGCCGTAAGTGATTAAGTCCGGAGTGAAATCCTGCTGTGTGAGCTGTCAGCCTTTGTTAAGCACACAGCAACACCTTAAGAAGCAGTAATATTTCTCCCGGACAGTGAGGCAATCTTACCTGATCCGCAGCGAGGTGTCATTTGAGGTGTTATAAACCTCTGGCAAGCATGTATAATGCATAACCCGGCAGCATGGGAATGGTCTGCCTTATTTTCCTCATTTGATTGAGTCTGTCTCCAGGTGTGATAAATTGTTCCCGCTCTGCTTTTCAGgagaaatagaaaacatttgTCTTGTGGCACTTTACATTCATGCCTCTGGTCTATCACAGACGGAGACAGAAactcaatattttcatttagaCCTGAAAACTTACAGGCCCTTTGAAATGTACACAATAACCAACATGGAGGAAAGTGCTTCTACTTCTTGGACCATGTCCAGCTGTTAGTAGATCCATTATAAAGTTTTTGTGTACAGTCCTCCCTAAGTTCCAATGAGCTAATTAGCTACCAGCTAGTTGCACCATTAAAACTCGAGGAGTTTCTCAGCTAGTAAAGGCTTCAGTGATGTGTAAATCATTAGCAAGGAAACATCTGTAGATGCCCTCTGATCAAAAGCATtaaacagtgtaaacaggaaatcactgcagcatcaggagctgcagcagaacttccaataaacaaacaagcctTAATGCAGGGGGGGCCAGTGCTTGTATTAAACTAACTTGAGAATGAAAATGcaactttgttttatttatgcatgCATAAATggaaatatgtgttttcagagtTAGGTTAGTTTGGTTTAATGGGACATTTTGCATCCAAAACTGacatttagtttaatttaattgcCCTCTTGTATCTATTAAACAGAGTTTTCATCAAGTGTCAGGTCAGATATATGTCCATCATATTTACCCCACATGAATGGGTGCTATATGAGCAAGCTATCGTTAGCTTTGTCAGTCAGCTACACATCTAATCTCTGTGATGATACCTGACCAGCCATCCCCAGAGGCATGTGACTAGCATGGCTAAACCTCAGCTCAGTCAGTTGaaataattctttatttttttccgaTTTGTTTTTTCCGAAATGACATTTCACACATGAACTGCATTTTTCTTGTTTAGTGAAATGTGTTTGCCCCATGAGGAGCATTTGGAATGAATCACTTTTCACCATGCAGACGGATGCAGCTAATCGATGAATTTTTAAACACGAAAAGACTTTTGAGTCCCAGGGAGGCATCTTACACTGGGAACTTGGCGTGTTAACGTAATAATTATTGCTTATTAATTAATCGTGTTTAGAGCGTTTTAATGAACGTCAAGGTTAAGTTCACATCCCAGTGGTATAATTTAATGAAGACCGTGTCCCCGGAATTAAGccctgcttttttttaaataacccaCTTTATTTTTAGCACACTCATGCATTAAAATCTGAGGCTTTGCTGTGTGATTTTGTACTTATCACAGAGTGCCAAATTTATTGGGATTATAAAAGTGCTCTCTGTTTCCGATTATGGCATGCCACACTGAAACAGCGCCGTCGTGAATGTGAAATCGTGAATCACAGCTGAGTGGAGGGAGAGgctataacattttattgatttacaGGATGTAATATTAATGGATTTGTCGGGAGCTGGATGCCAGTCCTGCAGTATGCGCTAAATAAAAATGCTCTACTCTGGTTTTTAGTTATAAATTTGAGCGTTTAGACACTTCCTTAATGCGTGTAAATGTGATTAGTGTTAATGGGAAGGTAATAATGTTCACTGAAACTAAGCAGatgcatgtttttatctttcaaTGAACctttttaatacagaaaaaatactCCTGCTTCTTTTTTCACCACTTGTTCATACAGTTTGTTTACAGAACCCTCTTCTATTGTTtgtcactgagcagctctgaAGCTCTGAAGCTCTGAAGCTTTGAGGCTCTGAAGCTCTGAAGCTCTGACGCTTTGAGGCTTTGAGGCTCTGAGGCTCCTCAGCGGTGGATTTTCCAGTCACACTGCACCCATGTGTCTCACATGCAGTTAGCCAGCCGGCGTTTTCAACAGAGCCCGGCCAATCTGTGTGTGCTGAGAGGCGTGATGGAGTTATGAGATGGGCTGAGGGGGAGCGGGTGATGATGGACGAGCTGCTGACAGCTCGAggctgctgtgatgtgtgtcTCAACCACCCAGTAAATGGAGAGCTACCAGCCTAGGTCCAGGGATCATTTCTTGACCCATGATTAAATCCATTCATGGGAGAAAAGCCAATAGCAGGTAGCTCTGTAGGAGTAATTCACCGAAGAGTTCTGTTTTGGTACTGCTTCCTCTCTAGGCAGTTGATCTTCTGCGTCTTCTGTCTGTATAACAATGAGTCATATGAGTGCTGATAAGCCAAGCAGTTGTAATCGAATTTACTGGATTGTCTTGTGGGATTCTGTTTGCAGAAACACTAAAAACAGAAGAGTTTCACATTCTCTGCctaaaaacactgcaacacaaatgCAATTTATATTCAAACCAATGACATCACACTTATTCTCCATAAAGCAAATGATCAAACGGGGCTTAGTCATGACACAATGCTTTCTCTTTTCGAACTTTTCCTTGCATTCATTCACGTAAGTAAGTTTAATCTCATCAAAACAAACCGAGCATATTAGCTTCAATTAGGTAAATCTCTCATTTCAGATTCAGAGAAGGCTTTTTTCCTCCCTTGGCAAAGCGCAGCTAAGAGCAATTATTCAAGATTCATTACAAATCCCCTTTTTCCAGTAAAGTAtaataagaaatacaaaaaaatatacagtaagaTAAATGACGCAACTTCCTTGCTTCTCTGCTCTGCATTGTCGCAGTAAGTCTCTGCCGGAACGCTGAAGTCCCACATTCAATTAACTTAATCAACGTTAGTTCTGGGCACAATGACATTAACCTCAGGACATAAAAGAAAGTTATACAGGGCTGTAAAACCctgatgaattttatttttatacgtAATATCCAAATGCATTTTACTTTATGTTCTGATCACACAACAAGCTTGCCAAAACCTCACTTTAATCTTattgcacacacataaaatatatcatcataagataaaaaataaaacaacatgagagGCAGTATGTTTTAGAAGAAAAGTATACTCGGAGGTCGGCATTTcgttttaagaaaaaaatattgattaaattaaaatggaagTTAAATTAGAAGACAAGAACCAAACACACTTGCCTCCAGGTGAATTCAGCAGTCAAAGTCTTAATGggaaaaataattgttaatgaattcattttagaagaatttttatctctttttttgtaataaataagaaaaataatgaaggtttttctctgttgctAAACACAAATTGGACATAAAATCTGCAGGAGTTGAAGGAATGGACAGTAGCTAagatttcagattttaaatTCTTGTAAATGTTGTCGTCTTTTACAATTTTTCCAGACTTCTTGCATTTTTAGCTTCTCAGTGATGGAGGATGTTGCTACCTGTCTATACAAGCACATACAAGCAGGCTAAAAAGCCTTGCTCTGGAAGCTTTAAAAGTAAATGATGAACATACTTTTACACGGTGATATATTTCCTCTGATTATCAATTTTTTCTGTGCCTCTGTTGTGTGAGCTGCACCACAGACCTACTGATGTTCCCTCTGTTACTGATAGAGGTTGATAAAGGTTAAAGATGACTTTTTGTCTCATTAACCACGGCTGTAGCCTTGAGACTGGACTCGAGTCAtactaaagaaaaaataaggacTTGAGACTTAACcttgacattttaaattacTTGAGACTTGACCTGAACATGTATAAATTGACTTGGACTTCTGTGTTAATTTGAGGTGTAAGACTAACTCTCATAGAGACTTAACTAAGACTTACCTCAAATTATTTGAGACTTGACCTGGATTAGTCTTGCTTGACtttgacttgagacttgactcgGACTTGTCGTGAATTACTTCAGACTTTACTGTGACTTGCCTGGATTGACGTTGACTTAAACCCTGAATTTGGCTGGTCACAAATGACCTTAGCTTTGACCTGGACTTGTTTCCATTGTGTTGAGTTTTGCTTTCTTTGTTAATTTTGTAAATTGAATAGAGATTCACCCTGACACACTGGGGACCTGACTCAGAGTTGTCTCTACTGACTTGTAACTTGGTCTTGTCTTAGTTGACTTTGACTTGTGATGCCTTgtcgctgttgttgttgctcacCCTGACCTCTAACCTTTACAGTGCAGAATGCCAAAACcatagaaacaaaatgaaaagacttAATAAACAGCGACTGATAAAGATTTGTATTATTGTAACTGAattgcctcctctcctccagccccTGAAGCTGCACTGTGAGCTCTGCAGCATTGTGTCCAGCTCCGGCCAGATGTTGGGGCAGGCTGCCGGCCCGCAGATCGATCGTTCTCCCTGCATCTGGCGGATGAACAACGCGCCATCTCGGGGGTTTGAGCATGACGTGGGCCGACGAACCACGTTGAGGGTCGTCTCCCACACCAGCGTccccctgctgctgcagaagcCCCAGTACTTCTTCGGGCAGGGCAATGACACCATCTACGTGGTGTGGGGGCCGCTACGAAACATGAGGAAGGACGGGAAGGGGATCGTGTACAACATGCTGCGACAGGCTGCAGAGAACTACCCTCACGCACGCATCTACGTCACCACTGAAGACAGGATGAACTACTGCGACATGGTTTTCAAGAAGGAGACGGGGAAAGACAGGTGAGTCAGGGCTCAGTCTTCTGTATTtgttgatccttttttttttttttggcacagcGTCGCTGCATTCCACAGCAGACGCTCCAATGTATCACTCTGACAAATTTACCTCTCAGTGCTTTGACATTCACTGTTCCGTTCGCCGCTATAATATCGACCTTATCGATGCTGATGGTCTGCTCAATGCTCGGCGCTTTCCTTGTCTCACATCCTCCCTTTCATGAGGCGTAATCAAAGTGAGTTACTCAACTTTCCCCTCTGAAGAGGATCTACACGGCCCCGGAGACAGTTTTCTCAAAAGAAGCTTTTATGGGGATCCTCAGAAGTATGTGTTGTCTGGGTTATAGACATCAGCCAAATGCTGGTCTGGGGAAATCTGGTTAATGAGGTAGCATTATTCTGGCAGACTTTCTAAACACTCTAGTAGCAGCTGGTCTCACAACTTATCCAACTGTGTCTTGGCAGATTCTGAAAGTGCAAAAATGGAGAAATTGTTCAAGCTGCAGATCAGTGACGGGTAACCTGGAAGGTCTGCAGAGGATAGGTGAAATTTATCATCCATGTTTAGCATTTGGCAGAAGATACGCAACAATTGCACCCGATAATTTAAAGACAGACCCTATTCCCCAAAGAGAATCACAGGTTAATGACTAAGAAAACCAGGCTCCAAGGCCCACTATTGTTCGGGACAAACCTCATTTCTCAGACTGGCCCCCACTCACTTCCACAGAGCCCCACACCCCTGTCTCTCCCACATGTCATCAAGACCTCTTTTAACTTCTTAAGAGGATTAACATGTTCGGTAATAGGCACAGCATCCATTCCATTTCAGCACCATTGTCTTGCTCTTTTTCAGGATGGCAGGGTTAACACTGAATTTCATGTAGAGTGTGCATGTTCAGCTTGACTCAGCTTTTCCGAAGGTCTGCAAAGCGCTGGATAGAGACATGGGATTAGGGAGGGATGCTCGGGGAGAAGAATCTCATTACAGGACATAATGCTCCTGGGTGTGATGCAGCGCTTCAGTCATTACTGATTGGTAACAGAGACCAAACTCGGGGTGTAACAATGAACCGGATCTAATGAATATGTGACGAGCGCTGAGAGGATTTTCTATACGTCTCTGTCTCCGCCTGTCCGTGACTATATGTGCTCGCCTGAAACCTGGTGGCAGCTTTTAAATCAGCCTGAAAGACAGCAGTAACACTGCATATTATAATGTAatcagagggagggaagggagtAACAGTCATTATATTGAGCTCATGCAGTATGACATCACTCCAGAAATAAACCAGCAATATAACACTCAATAAACAGCCAGATCGTTTTCTCTGCTGGATACATGTATTAACGTCTAAAagtacacaacaacaaaacactctTTTAAAATACAATCACTTGGagcagctcatttgcatttaccctgtcgtgtgtgtgtgtgtgtgtgtgtgtgtgtgttttcgtgtTCATGGGTTTACTGTCAACGCTTTCAGCTTGGTGCTAGGGATAATCATCAGCTTGCTGGAGATGGTACAGTGATCGAACACAGCTCTAATTATCCAGGTTGCCGTGAGCCGCCTGCACGACGCAACACCGGAGCGTCAACTATGCAGATCAGGCGAAACACAGCGCCGGCTGACTGACTCACCAGTCGACCGAGTAACTCGCTCTCAGTCAGTAATTTAAAACcaaatcagtcagtcaaaggGGTCTGTCAGGAAGCTCAGTCATTTCTGGACAGGGGCGTGGATATGAAACTTTAAGGAGGCCCAGAGCTGGAGGGGTAATGATGATCTAAGTGGAGCTACAGTAACGACCACCACAATAGGTCAAAAAGGGGAACGACCAAGTCAAGAGCAGAACCACAGATACAGACCAAGACCAAGAAGAACTAACT encodes:
- the st6galnac3 gene encoding alpha-N-acetylgalactosaminide alpha-2,6-sialyltransferase 3, whose product is MAWMWKKKSLIATSLIVAVSLFVVVVNYSEKPYFLLQPVFGQTFSSHWMFSKQPYKAFKPHLGYVSIPKQEPLKLHCELCSIVSSSGQMLGQAAGPQIDRSPCIWRMNNAPSRGFEHDVGRRTTLRVVSHTSVPLLLQKPQYFFGQGNDTIYVVWGPLRNMRKDGKGIVYNMLRQAAENYPHARIYVTTEDRMNYCDMVFKKETGKDRIQSGSYLSTGWFTLILAMDMCKEIHIYGMINDTYCKTEGYRKVPYHYYEAGSRDECAEYLLHESAPYGGHRFITEKSVFAKWAKTHAIKFFNPPWQLS